A genomic stretch from Pomacea canaliculata isolate SZHN2017 linkage group LG2, ASM307304v1, whole genome shotgun sequence includes:
- the LOC112557539 gene encoding low-density lipoprotein receptor-related protein 4-like isoform X3 — protein MEPMKTILFLTTIIRISSQQQYGGCGGTFTQPSGSFSSPSYPSSYPDNQDCIYIIRAAPGRRVTLTFVTFQLEPGPTSGACHDYVQIREGDSVASPTLGTYCNTTVPPKVRSMANTLWVKFYSDSSVSKPGFQATYSTGIIPQKFLLMTNTYLHAIHRMDVDTGSNFVIPIDGLSNPIGIDYDPVDGRLYWTDVIEKTIRSANLDGSGVRLVRNLGPQAMPDGLAVDSASRLIFYTDAGNNIIAMIAISSYHHRVVVDSNLDEPRAIELDKLNGVMYWSDWGATPRIERANYDGTGRKTLVSGFQYLHWPNGLALDTVAGRLYWADGFADKIGWTDLEGTNVSVITFLPGRHMFGLDIYLNELFITDWGMKIVQPSTTSYIHRISADGKAVKTIGSVGGRLNDIHIYSEEMGLNEPNGCGNNNGGCDYICIPAPGNTSQCLYPDGISPVVTSVTTTINRPTTTTTKPTTTTTRPTTTTTTKRPTSTTTRPTTTTTTTRPTTTTYRTNCDFSTVVTPISRVPAGFTVSQMTSTQLQLASMTSRQASPT, from the exons ATGGAACCAATGAAGACAATCTTGTTTTTAACCACAATCATCAGAATCAGTTCTCAGCAACAATATGGAG GCTGTGGAGGGACGTTCACGCAGCCTTCTGGTTCCTTTTCTTCGCCATCATATCCCAGCAGCTACCCCGACAATCAAGATTGCATCTACATCATCCGAGCGGCGCCTGGGCGTCGCGTGACCCTGACATTCGTGACTTTTCAACTTGAGCCTGGCCCCACTTCCGGTGCCTGCCATGACTACGTGCAG ATTCGAGAAGGCGACTCTGTGGCGTCCCCCACTCTGGGTACCTATTGCAACACGACAGTTCCTCCTAAAGTAAGGTCAATGGCGAACACCTTGTGGGTCAAATTCTATTCTGACTCCTCTGTGTCCAAACCTGGCTTCCAGGCGACCTACTCCACAG GAATCATTCCCCAGAAGTTTCTGTTGATGACAAACACGTATCTCCATGCCATTCACCGCATGGACGTGGACACCGGAAGTAACTTCGTCATCCCAATAGACGGCCTGTCAAACCCTATTGGCATCGACTACGACCCAGTGGATGGTCGACTATACTGGACGGACGTCATTGAAAAGACGATTCGCTCCGCAAACCTCGATGGCAGTGGCGTGCGCCTCGTCAGGAATCTTGGCCCTC AGGCAATGCCGGATGGACTTGCAGTGGATTCAGCATCGAGGCTTATCTTCTACACTGATGCAGGAAATAACATCATTGCCATGATTGCCATCAGCAGCTACCACCACAGAGTTGTCGTTGATTCCAACCTTGATGAACCTAGGGCCATAGAACTGGACAAACTCAATGG GGTGATGTACTGGAGCGACTGGGGCGCCACCCCTAGAATAGAGCGAGCCAACTATGACGGCACTGGACGCAAGACTCTGGTGTCAGGGTTCCAGTACCTGCACTGGCCAAACGGTCTGGCTCTGGACACAGTCG cTGGAAGGCTCTATTGGGCAGATGGATTCGCGGACAAAATTGGCTGGACAGACCTGGAGGGCACAAATGTCTCAGTCATTACCTTCCTTCCAGGGAGACATATGTTTGGTCTGGACATTTATCTCAACGAACTCTTCATTACAGATTGGGGCATGAAAAT TGTGCAACCGTCTACAACCTCCTACATCCATCGCATCAGTGCTGATGGGAAAGCTGTAAAAACTATTGGAAGTGTTGGTGGAAGATTAAATGACATACACATCTACTCAGAAGAAATGGGTCTCAATG AACCGAATGGATGCGGCAACAACAATGGTGGCTGCGACTACATCTGCATACCTGCACCTGGGAACACCAGTCAATGCTTGTACCCGGATGGTATCTCTCCAGTCGTCACCAGTGTCACAACTACCATTAACAGacccacaaccaccactaccaaacccacaaccaccactaccagacccacaaccaccactaccactaagAGACCCACAAGCACCACTACCAGACCCACAACCACAACTACCACTACCAGGCCCACAACTACCACTTACAGAACTAACTGTGATTTCAGCACAGTCGTAACTCCCATCAGCAGAGTCCCTGCTGGCTTCACTGTGTCCCAGATGACGTCCACACAACTACAACTGGCGTCCATGACGTCACGTCAGGCGTCACCAACTTGA